One window of Camelina sativa cultivar DH55 chromosome 4, Cs, whole genome shotgun sequence genomic DNA carries:
- the LOC104781073 gene encoding uncharacterized protein LOC104781073 → MDEGVIHVTGYKSTKLAARRYRKSKTTVWWHIDMCPLPDGYDASFVGPCIDRMLQSLGYSGPLSITAIGNLKYIPDHVLRVLSSDGIEVRNVPNGASSISAQLIPWKFCNPPPATFMLISDSPKPDTEFLLGPDIPYLESNIAITMRKQLKKTLENVVVNPPVADSSQPTNKGVVWWDMDRCPVPDGYDASLVSLRINQMLLNLGYSDPLTITAICSVSLRISSYGDKSASLSNTSSRVMSEISSSGIVVKHVPFGCASIIEDVLTWVNTNPPPANIMLITSSSFLECMSPALHCLREKGYNILLGYTHTLAKVINGYVTLENLTGSSIRW, encoded by the exons ATGGATGAAGGAGTCATCCATGTAACTGGCTACAAAAGTACTAAATTAGCGGCTCGTAGGTATAGGAAATCTAAAACGACGGTGTGGTGGCACATAGACATGTGTCCGCTTCCCGATGGTTATGATGCTTCCTTTGTCGGTCCTTGTATAGATCGGATGTTGCAGAGTTTAGGCTACTCTGGTCCTCTTTCCATCACTGCCATTGGCAACCTAAAATACATCCCTGATCACGTCTTGCGAGTGCTGTCCTCCGATGGGATCGAAGTTAGAAACGTCCCAAACG GTGCCTCGAGCATTAGTGCTCAGCTGATTCCTTGGAAATTTTGTAATCCACCTCCGGCTACGTTTATGCTCATATCCGATTCCCCTAAACCGGACACT GAGTTTTTACTTGGACCTGATATCCCCTATCTGGAGTCAAATATTGCCATCACGATGAGGAAACAATTAAAG AAAACGTTGGAGAATGTGGTGGTTAATCCTCCTGTAGCTGATTCTTCCCAGCCGACGAACAAGGGGGTGGTGTGGTGGGACATGGACAGATGTCCTGTTCCTGATGGTTATGATGCTTCTCTCGTGTCTCTGCGTATAAATCAGATGTTGCTGAATTTAGGCTACTCTGATCCTCTTACCATCACTGCCATTTGCAGTGTCAGCCTAAGAATCTCCTCTTATGGCGACAAGAGTGCCAGCCTAAGTAACACCTCTTCTCGCGTCATGAGTGAGATCTCTTCCAGTGGAATAGTTGTTAAGCATGTCCCATTTG GTTGCGCAAGCATTATTGAAGATGTGTTAACTTGGGTAAATACTAATCCACCTCCGGCTAATATAATGCTTATAACCAGTTCCTCTTTTTTGGAATGCATGTCTCCCGCTCTTCACTGTCTTCGAGAGAAAGGATACAACATCCTTCTGGGATATACACATACGCTGGCTAAAGTTATTAACGGTTATGTGACCCTGGAGAACCTTACTGgaag TTCCATTAGGTGGTAA
- the LOC104781074 gene encoding protein IQ-DOMAIN 1-like, translating into MGKSWFSAVKKALSPEPKQKKEQKKPHKAKKWFGKSKKLDIVTNSGEADSSRAVQDAKLKEIEEQQSRHAYSVAIATAAAAEAAVAAAQAAAEVVRLSALSRFPGKSKEEIAAIKIQTSFRGYMARRALRALRGLVRLKSLVQGKCVKRQATSTLQSMQTLARLQYQIRDRRLRLSEDKQALTRQLQQKHNKDFNKLGENWNDSTLSREKVEANMLNKQVATIRREKALAYAYTHQNTWKNSTKLGSQTFMDPNNPNWGWSWLERWMAARPNENQAVTPDNADKNSSVKSVASRAMSEMVPRGKNLSPRGKTPTSRRGSSPRVRRAPSEDSTSMLSIQSEQPCNRRHSTCGSVPSTRDDESFTSSFSQSVPGYMAPTQAAKARARFSNLSPLSSEKTAKKRLSFAGSPKTVRRFSGPPKLESNVTKKDTNLA; encoded by the exons atgggtAAGAGTTGGTTTTCAGCTGTCAAGAAAGCCTTAAGTcctgaaccaaaacaaaagaaagaacag AAGAAGCCACATAAAGCCAAGAAATGGTTTGGTAAATCCAAGAAGTTGGATATTGTTACTAATTCTGGTGAAGCAGATTCTTCTCGTGCTGTCCAAGACGCGAAACTAAAGGAGATTGAGGAGCAACAGAGCAGGCATGCTTACTCTGTCGCTATTGCTACTGCTGCAGCTGCAGAGGCAGCCGTTGCAGCTGCTCAAGCTGCTGCTGAAGTTGTTCGTCTCTCTGCATTGTCACGTTTCCCTGggaaatcaaaagaagagaTCGCAGCTATCAAGATTCAGACATCATTTAGAGGATATATG GCAAGAAGAGCATTGCGTGCGCTGAGAGGCCTTGTGAGGCTAAAATCTTTAGTTCAGGGGAAATGTGTGAAACGTCAAGCCACATCAACATTGCAAAGCATGCAAACACTAGCTAGACTACAATATCAGATTCGTGACCGAAGGCTTCGGTTGTCAGAGGATAAGCAGGCTTTAACGCGGCAgctccaacaaaaacacaataaagacTTTAATAAG CTTGGAGAAAATTGGAATGATAGTACACTGTCGCGGGAGAAAGTTGAAGCAAACATGTTGAACAAGCAAGTAGCAACAATTAGAAGAGAAAAAGCACTTGCATATGCATATACTCATCAG AACACATGGAAAAACTCAACTAAATTGGGTTCTCAGACATTCATGGACCCTAACAACCCAAATTGGGGTTGGAGTTGGCTAGAACGTTGGATGGCTGCTCGACCAAACGAAAACCAGGCAGTCACACCAGACAATGCTGACAAAAACTCTTCTGTGAAGAGTGTAGCAAGCCGTGCCATGTCAGAAATGGTTCCACGTGGTAAAAACCTTTCACCAAGGGGAAAGACACCAACCAGTCGAAGAGGATCAAGTCCGAGAGTGAGGCGAGCCCCTAGCGAAGACTCAACGAGCATGTTGAGTATCCAATCAGAACAACCTTGTAACCGTAGGCATAGCACTTGTGGATCAGTTCCATCAACTAGAGACGATGAAAGCTTCACCAGTAGTTTCTCTCAGTCAGTTCCAGGCTACATGGCACCAACACAAGCGGCCAAAGCAAGAGCTCGGTTCTCAAACCTTAGTCCTCTAAGCTCAGAGAAGACAGCGAAAAAGCGTCTTTCCTTTGCTGGATCACCAAAGACTGTAAGACGGTTTTCAGGTCCTCCGAAGCTGGAAAGCAATGTTACCAAGAAAGATACTAATCTTGCTTAA
- the LOC104781075 gene encoding ATP synthase subunit d, mitochondrial, which produces MSGAGKKIADVAFKASRTIDWDGMAKVIVTDEARREFSNLRRAFDEVNTQLQTKFSQEPEPIDWDFYRKGIGSGIVDMYKEAYDSVEIPKFVDTVTPEYKPKFDALLVELKEAEQKSLKESERLEKEIADVQEISKKLSTMTADEYFEKHPELKKKFDDEIRNDNWGY; this is translated from the exons ATGAGCGGAGCCGGTAAGAAAATCGCGGATGTGGCTTTCAAAGCTTCAAGGACGATCGATTGGGATGGTATGGCTAAGGTTATTGTCACCGATGAGGCTCGTAGAGAGTTCTCTAACCTTCGTCGTGCTTTCGATGAGGTTAACACACAACTCCAGACCAAGTTTAGccag gAACCTGAACCCATAGATTGGGATTTCTACAGAAAGGGTATTGGGTCTGGCATTGTGGACATGTACAAGGAAGCTTACGACA GCGTTGAGATTCCCAAGTTTGTTGACACTGTCACTCCTGAGTACAAGCCAAAGTTTGATGCTTTG TTGGTGGAACTGAAAGAAGCAGAACAGAAATCCCTGAAGGAGTCTGAACGATTGGAGAAAGAAATTGCTGATGTCCAAGAGATTAGC AAAAAGCTGAGCACCATGACTGCAGACGAGTACTTTGAGAAGCACCCAGAACTCAAAAAGAAGTTTGATGACGAAATCCGTAATGACAACTGGGGATactga
- the LOC104781076 gene encoding ABC transporter G family member 27-like isoform X1, with the protein MDLGTSSSSSSSGLVKAKSETLAEALKSSSLDFSNDDGSSHGSKQHVMMARTLSSSSHSSSSKYRRNTHIRKAKSAHPALDLAGLTGGAALSRASSASHGISFSFTGFTVPHEEIIASERCSNEDFLEDIEAATSSVVKFQAEPTFPIYLKFIDITYKVTTKGMTSSSEKSILNGISGSAYPGELLALMGPSGSGKTTLLNFFGGRFNQQNVSGLVSYNDKPYSKHLKTRIGFVTQEDVLFPHLTVIETLTYTARLRLPKTLTKQEKEQRAVSVIQELGLERCQGTMIGGSFVRGVSGGERKRVSIGNEIMTNPSLLLLDEPTSSLDSTTALKIVQMLQSIAKAGKTVVTTIHQPSSRLFHRFDKLVVLSRGSLLYFGKASDAMSYFSSIGCSPLLAMNPAEFLLDLANGNMNDISIPSALKKKMKMENSCSEIRSSKPTPTIVYEYLEEAYKTQISVVEKKKLMAPVPLEEEVKLMITCPKREWGLSWWEQYCLLSLRGIKERRHDYFSWLRVTQVLSTAIILGLLWWQSDIHHPKGLQDQVGLLFFIAVFWGFFPVFTAIFTFPQERAMLSKERESNMYRLSAYFVARTTSDLPLDLILPVLFLVVVYFMAGLRLSAESFFLSVLTVFLCIVAAQGLGLAIGASLMDLKKATTLASVTVMTFMLAGGYFVKKVPVFIAWIRFMSFNYHTYKLLVKVQYQEIMENVNGEEIESGIKEVSALVAMIIGYRLLAYLSLRRMKLHSST; encoded by the exons ATGGATTTGGgaacctcatcatcatcatcatcatccggaTTGGTCAAGGCCAAATCTGAGACACTCGCAGAAGCTCTTAAGTCTAGTTCACTTGATTTCAGCAACGATGATGGAAGCAGCCATGGGAGCAAGCAGCATGTGATGATGGCAAGGACATTATCATCGTCGAGCCACAGTAGCAGCAGCAAATACAGAAGGAACACTCACATAAGGAAGGCCAAGAGTGCACACCCTGCTCTTGACCTTGCTGGTCTCACTGGTGGTGCTGCTCTTAGCCGAGCCTCCAGTGCTTCCCATGGAATTTCCTTCTCTTTCACTGGCTTTACTGTGCCACACGAAGAGATCATTGCTTCAGAACGATGTAGCAATGAAGATTTCT TGGAAGATATTGAAGCAGCAACCAGTAGTGTGGTCAAGTTTCAGGCAGAACCAACCTTTCCGATATATCTGAAG TTCATAGATATCACATACAAGGTAACGACCAAAGGTATGACATCTTCATCAGAAAAGAGCATATTGAATGGGATTAGTGGTTCAGCATATCCAGGGGAGCTTCTAGCTCTCATGGGACCTTCTGGAAGTGGAAAAACTACACTACTCAATTTCTTTGGTGGCAGATTTAATCAGCAAAACGTCAGTGGGTTGGTTAGCTACAATGATAAGCCATATTCTAAGCACTTGAAAACCAG GATTGGATTTGTGACTCAAGAGGATGTTTTGTTCCCTCACTTAACTGTAATAGAGACACTGACCTACACAGCTCGTTTACGTCTTCCTAAAACTCTTACAAAGCAGGAGAAGGAACAAAGAGCTGTTAGTGTGATACAAGAGCTTGGATTGGAAAG GTGCCAAGGCACAATGATTGGAGGGTCATTTGTGCGCGGTGTCTCAGGTGGGGAGAGGAAAAGGGTTTCTATTGGGAATGAGATTATGACTAATCCGTCACTTCTTCTCCTTGATGAACCCACCTCTAGTTTGGACTCTACTACAGCTCTTAAGATTGTCCAGATGCTACAAAGTATAGCAAAG GCGGGGAAAACTGTTGTAACAACAATTCACCAACCGTCAAGCAGGCTCTTTCACAGATTTGACAAGCTGGTTGTACTCAGTAGAGGAAGCTTGCTTTACTTTGGGAAAGCATCAGACGCAATGTCTTATTTCTCTTCCATAGGATGTTCTCCTCTACTCGCCATGAACCCTGCAGAATTCTTATTGGACTTAGCTAATGGAAACATGAACGATATTTCCATTCCCTCAgctcttaaaaagaaaatgaagatggAAAATTCTTGCAGCGAGATAAGATCTTCCAAGCCAACTCCTACAATTGTATATGAG TATCTTGAGGAAGCTTACAAGACACAGATTTCAGTCgtggaaaagaagaaacttatgGCACCAGTTCCACTTGAGGAAGAAGTTAAATTGATGATAACTTGCCCCAAACGAGAATGGGGATTAAGCTGGTGGGAACAGTATTGTTTACTGTCCTTAAGGGGAATCAAAGAACGGAGACATGACTATTTCAGCTGGTTGAGAGTTACTCAAGTTCTCTCCACTGCCATCATCTTAGGTTTACTCTGGTGGCAATCAGACATTCATCATCCCAAAGGCCTACAAGATCAG GTAGGGCTACTCTTCTTCATTGCCGTATTCTGGGGATTCTTTCCGGTATTTACGGCGATCTTcacttttcctcaagagagagcAATGCTGAGCAAGGAACGAGAGTCAAATATGTATAGATTAAGTGCATATTTTGTGGCTAGAACCACAAGCGACTTGCCACTTGACTTGATATTACCTGTGCTTTTCCTAGTTGTTGTATATTTTATGGCTGGATTGAGATTAAGTGCTGAATCCTTTTTCCTAAGTGTGCTCACGGTCTTCCTATGCATCGTTGCAGCTCAG GGACTTGGTTTAGCAATAGGAGCGAGCTTAATGGATCTGAAGAAGGCCACAACTTTAGCATCAGTAACTGTAATGACTTTCATGCTCGCTGGTGGCTATTTTGTGAAG AAAGTTCCAGTTTTCATCGCTTGGATACGTTTCATGTCCTTCAACTACCACACATACAAGCTCCTAGTGAAGGTACAATATCAAGAAATCATGGAAAACGTAAACGGGGAAGAAATTGAGAGTGGGATTAAAGAAGTGAGCGCTCTTGTAGCTATGATTATAGGCTACCGTCTCTTAGCCTACCTCTCTCTTCGAAGGATGAAGCTCCACTCTTCGACTTAA
- the LOC104781076 gene encoding ABC transporter G family member 27-like isoform X2, producing the protein MDLGTSSSSSSSGLVKAKSETLAEALKSSSLDFSNDDGSSHGSKQHVMMARTLSSSSHSSSSKYRRNTHIRKAKSAHPALDLAGLTGGAALSRASSASHGISFSFTGFTVPHEEIIASERCSNEDFLEDIEAATSSVVKFQAEPTFPIYLKSSLGGSTTICWLSATCEALDQKVHRYHIQGNDQRFNQQNVSGLVSYNDKPYSKHLKTRIGFVTQEDVLFPHLTVIETLTYTARLRLPKTLTKQEKEQRAVSVIQELGLERCQGTMIGGSFVRGVSGGERKRVSIGNEIMTNPSLLLLDEPTSSLDSTTALKIVQMLQSIAKAGKTVVTTIHQPSSRLFHRFDKLVVLSRGSLLYFGKASDAMSYFSSIGCSPLLAMNPAEFLLDLANGNMNDISIPSALKKKMKMENSCSEIRSSKPTPTIVYEYLEEAYKTQISVVEKKKLMAPVPLEEEVKLMITCPKREWGLSWWEQYCLLSLRGIKERRHDYFSWLRVTQVLSTAIILGLLWWQSDIHHPKGLQDQVGLLFFIAVFWGFFPVFTAIFTFPQERAMLSKERESNMYRLSAYFVARTTSDLPLDLILPVLFLVVVYFMAGLRLSAESFFLSVLTVFLCIVAAQGLGLAIGASLMDLKKATTLASVTVMTFMLAGGYFVKKVPVFIAWIRFMSFNYHTYKLLVKVQYQEIMENVNGEEIESGIKEVSALVAMIIGYRLLAYLSLRRMKLHSST; encoded by the exons ATGGATTTGGgaacctcatcatcatcatcatcatccggaTTGGTCAAGGCCAAATCTGAGACACTCGCAGAAGCTCTTAAGTCTAGTTCACTTGATTTCAGCAACGATGATGGAAGCAGCCATGGGAGCAAGCAGCATGTGATGATGGCAAGGACATTATCATCGTCGAGCCACAGTAGCAGCAGCAAATACAGAAGGAACACTCACATAAGGAAGGCCAAGAGTGCACACCCTGCTCTTGACCTTGCTGGTCTCACTGGTGGTGCTGCTCTTAGCCGAGCCTCCAGTGCTTCCCATGGAATTTCCTTCTCTTTCACTGGCTTTACTGTGCCACACGAAGAGATCATTGCTTCAGAACGATGTAGCAATGAAGATTTCT TGGAAGATATTGAAGCAGCAACCAGTAGTGTGGTCAAGTTTCAGGCAGAACCAACCTTTCCGATATATCTGAAG TCAAGCTTAGGAGGCTCAACTACCATTTGCTGGTTATCGGCAACATGTGAAGCTCTGGACCAAAAGG TTCATAGATATCACATACAAGGTAACGACCAAAG ATTTAATCAGCAAAACGTCAGTGGGTTGGTTAGCTACAATGATAAGCCATATTCTAAGCACTTGAAAACCAG GATTGGATTTGTGACTCAAGAGGATGTTTTGTTCCCTCACTTAACTGTAATAGAGACACTGACCTACACAGCTCGTTTACGTCTTCCTAAAACTCTTACAAAGCAGGAGAAGGAACAAAGAGCTGTTAGTGTGATACAAGAGCTTGGATTGGAAAG GTGCCAAGGCACAATGATTGGAGGGTCATTTGTGCGCGGTGTCTCAGGTGGGGAGAGGAAAAGGGTTTCTATTGGGAATGAGATTATGACTAATCCGTCACTTCTTCTCCTTGATGAACCCACCTCTAGTTTGGACTCTACTACAGCTCTTAAGATTGTCCAGATGCTACAAAGTATAGCAAAG GCGGGGAAAACTGTTGTAACAACAATTCACCAACCGTCAAGCAGGCTCTTTCACAGATTTGACAAGCTGGTTGTACTCAGTAGAGGAAGCTTGCTTTACTTTGGGAAAGCATCAGACGCAATGTCTTATTTCTCTTCCATAGGATGTTCTCCTCTACTCGCCATGAACCCTGCAGAATTCTTATTGGACTTAGCTAATGGAAACATGAACGATATTTCCATTCCCTCAgctcttaaaaagaaaatgaagatggAAAATTCTTGCAGCGAGATAAGATCTTCCAAGCCAACTCCTACAATTGTATATGAG TATCTTGAGGAAGCTTACAAGACACAGATTTCAGTCgtggaaaagaagaaacttatgGCACCAGTTCCACTTGAGGAAGAAGTTAAATTGATGATAACTTGCCCCAAACGAGAATGGGGATTAAGCTGGTGGGAACAGTATTGTTTACTGTCCTTAAGGGGAATCAAAGAACGGAGACATGACTATTTCAGCTGGTTGAGAGTTACTCAAGTTCTCTCCACTGCCATCATCTTAGGTTTACTCTGGTGGCAATCAGACATTCATCATCCCAAAGGCCTACAAGATCAG GTAGGGCTACTCTTCTTCATTGCCGTATTCTGGGGATTCTTTCCGGTATTTACGGCGATCTTcacttttcctcaagagagagcAATGCTGAGCAAGGAACGAGAGTCAAATATGTATAGATTAAGTGCATATTTTGTGGCTAGAACCACAAGCGACTTGCCACTTGACTTGATATTACCTGTGCTTTTCCTAGTTGTTGTATATTTTATGGCTGGATTGAGATTAAGTGCTGAATCCTTTTTCCTAAGTGTGCTCACGGTCTTCCTATGCATCGTTGCAGCTCAG GGACTTGGTTTAGCAATAGGAGCGAGCTTAATGGATCTGAAGAAGGCCACAACTTTAGCATCAGTAACTGTAATGACTTTCATGCTCGCTGGTGGCTATTTTGTGAAG AAAGTTCCAGTTTTCATCGCTTGGATACGTTTCATGTCCTTCAACTACCACACATACAAGCTCCTAGTGAAGGTACAATATCAAGAAATCATGGAAAACGTAAACGGGGAAGAAATTGAGAGTGGGATTAAAGAAGTGAGCGCTCTTGTAGCTATGATTATAGGCTACCGTCTCTTAGCCTACCTCTCTCTTCGAAGGATGAAGCTCCACTCTTCGACTTAA
- the LOC104781076 gene encoding ABC transporter G family member 27-like isoform X3, with product MGPSGSGKTTLLNFFGGRFNQQNVSGLVSYNDKPYSKHLKTRIGFVTQEDVLFPHLTVIETLTYTARLRLPKTLTKQEKEQRAVSVIQELGLERCQGTMIGGSFVRGVSGGERKRVSIGNEIMTNPSLLLLDEPTSSLDSTTALKIVQMLQSIAKAGKTVVTTIHQPSSRLFHRFDKLVVLSRGSLLYFGKASDAMSYFSSIGCSPLLAMNPAEFLLDLANGNMNDISIPSALKKKMKMENSCSEIRSSKPTPTIVYEYLEEAYKTQISVVEKKKLMAPVPLEEEVKLMITCPKREWGLSWWEQYCLLSLRGIKERRHDYFSWLRVTQVLSTAIILGLLWWQSDIHHPKGLQDQVGLLFFIAVFWGFFPVFTAIFTFPQERAMLSKERESNMYRLSAYFVARTTSDLPLDLILPVLFLVVVYFMAGLRLSAESFFLSVLTVFLCIVAAQGLGLAIGASLMDLKKATTLASVTVMTFMLAGGYFVKKVPVFIAWIRFMSFNYHTYKLLVKVQYQEIMENVNGEEIESGIKEVSALVAMIIGYRLLAYLSLRRMKLHSST from the exons ATGGGACCTTCTGGAAGTGGAAAAACTACACTACTCAATTTCTTTGGTGGCAGATTTAATCAGCAAAACGTCAGTGGGTTGGTTAGCTACAATGATAAGCCATATTCTAAGCACTTGAAAACCAG GATTGGATTTGTGACTCAAGAGGATGTTTTGTTCCCTCACTTAACTGTAATAGAGACACTGACCTACACAGCTCGTTTACGTCTTCCTAAAACTCTTACAAAGCAGGAGAAGGAACAAAGAGCTGTTAGTGTGATACAAGAGCTTGGATTGGAAAG GTGCCAAGGCACAATGATTGGAGGGTCATTTGTGCGCGGTGTCTCAGGTGGGGAGAGGAAAAGGGTTTCTATTGGGAATGAGATCATGACTAATCCTTCACTTCTTCTCCTTGATGAACCCACCTCTAGTTTGGACTCTACTACTGCTCTTAAGATTGTTCAGATGCTACAAAGTATAGCAAAG GCGGGGAAAACTGTTGTAACAACAATTCACCAACCGTCAAGCAGGCTCTTTCACAGATTTGACAAGCTGGTTGTACTCAGTAGAGGAAGCTTGCTTTACTTTGGGAAAGCATCAGACGCAATGTCTTATTTCTCTTCCATAGGATGTTCTCCTCTACTCGCCATGAACCCTGCAGAATTCTTATTGGACTTAGCTAATGGAAACATGAACGATATTTCCATTCCCTCAgctcttaaaaagaaaatgaagatggAAAATTCTTGCAGCGAGATAAGATCTTCCAAGCCAACTCCTACAATTGTATATGAG TATCTTGAGGAAGCTTACAAGACACAGATTTCAGTCgtggaaaagaagaaacttatgGCACCAGTTCCACTTGAGGAAGAAGTTAAATTGATGATAACTTGCCCCAAACGAGAATGGGGATTAAGCTGGTGGGAACAGTATTGTTTACTGTCCTTAAGGGGAATCAAAGAACGGAGACATGACTATTTCAGCTGGTTGAGAGTTACTCAAGTTCTCTCCACTGCCATCATCTTAGGTTTACTCTGGTGGCAATCAGACATTCATCATCCCAAAGGCCTACAAGATCAG GTAGGGCTACTCTTCTTCATTGCCGTATTCTGGGGATTCTTTCCGGTATTTACGGCGATCTTcacttttcctcaagagagagcAATGCTGAGCAAGGAACGAGAGTCAAATATGTATAGATTAAGTGCATATTTTGTGGCTAGAACCACAAGCGACTTGCCACTTGACTTGATATTACCTGTGCTTTTCCTAGTTGTTGTATATTTTATGGCTGGATTGAGATTAAGTGCTGAATCCTTTTTCCTAAGTGTGCTCACGGTCTTCCTATGCATCGTTGCAGCTCAG GGACTTGGTTTAGCAATAGGAGCGAGCTTAATGGATCTGAAGAAGGCCACAACTTTAGCATCAGTAACTGTAATGACTTTCATGCTCGCTGGTGGCTATTTTGTGAAG AAAGTTCCAGTTTTCATCGCTTGGATACGTTTCATGTCCTTCAACTACCACACATACAAGCTCCTAGTGAAGGTACAATATCAAGAAATCATGGAAAACGTAAACGGGGAAGAAATTGAGAGTGGGATTAAAGAAGTGAGCGCTCTTGTAGCTATGATTATAGGCTACCGTCTCTTAGCCTACCTCTCTCTTCGAAGGATGAAGCTCCACTCTTCGACTTAA